CATGACTGCTGCGTCTCTCGCCATTGGGCTACCGGGACTGCACACGATAGTAAAATTATGCCAGTCGCGCTCTGTATCAATGTCCAGCCCCTCAATGACATCGTATCGCTGGATCATTCGTACCAGTACGTACCCAGCTTCTGTAAGCGCAAACTGCTGCCCAATACAGATGCGTGGCCCGCCATTGAAAGGAACATACTGCCAAGCCATCCCCGGCCTCTTCCGCTCCCACCGCTCGGGCACAAACTCGTCGGCGTCCTCGCCCCACAAATCTTTTCGCCTGTGAAGCACATGCGTGCTGAAATTGACTTCAGTACCTTTGGACACGAAGACAGGCATAGTACCGTCCGGCCCTCCGCCGACGGGAAGTGTGGTGTCTCGTACAGCGCAACGGGAATTGAAAGGGACAACCGAATGCAGTCGCAGTGTCTCGCTCATGACATGTTGGAGATATGTGCAGCCCTTGAGCTTCTCGAAGGTTATGCTTTTCCCAACGGTAGTCGAATAAGGGCCAAAGGTCTGAAGAATGATCTCGTGTAGCTTCTTGTATGCTTTCGGATGCCGTACTAGACAATAGAAGACCCAGGCTGTAAGCGACGCCGTCGTGTCCCTGCCCGCTGCCAAAAGACCCAAAACTTGCTCACGTACTTCGGCGCGGTCGGAACAACGCTTTCGTAGGGACTCGAGGAAGTCGTAGCGAATTTGAGAAGAGCCTTGTTGTCTTGCTTGATCTGCGGCGTCGATGGCACTGTCGACAAAAGCGTGGAGTGTCTTTATGCACTTGTTCAGCTCCTTGTTCCCATACAGCCAGTACAGACTTCGCAGCCGCATTCTTGTTCCTAGGATGGCCAGCAT
This sequence is a window from Pyrenophora tritici-repentis strain M4 chromosome 4, whole genome shotgun sequence. Protein-coding genes within it:
- a CDS encoding CypX, Cytochrome P450, whose product is MGTARRTNLKTALGRSIFAVDGKAWHRARETMRPIFSRENVSRLELLEEHVQTMIQIIETREQGLTTDDEGRAWSASVSLATLLPCLTMDSATELFLGQSTNSLRTLLAKQQQKNCNDQYDADSFDHAFERMLAILGTRMRLRSLYWLYGNKELNKCIKTLHAFVDSAIDAADQARQQGSSQIRYDFLESLRKRCSDRAEVREQVLGLLAAGRDTTASLTAWVFYCLVRHPKAYKKLHEIILQTFGPYSTTVGKSITFEKLKGCTYLQHVMSETLRLHSVVPFNSRCAVRDTTLPVGGGPDGTMPVFVSKGTEVNFSTHVLHRRKDLWGEDADEFVPERWERKRPGMAWQYVPFNGGPRICIGQQFALTEAGYVLVRMIQRYDVIEGLDIDTERDWHNFTIVCSPGSPMARDAAVMCRLRVALE